The nucleotide window ctagagctcaaatatctgtctagcttgagttggatcgcatcactttcagttttcacacaagccatctctttttgcataatctcaaggcgagatatatacaaattaatatcagtctgttttcttgaaaccattttagtcagttcagttttatctttctttaatgtttcaattactgacttaaattctttttcatggttttcataaaacatgttggcttctgtgcatttagagagatccacagtcaacttctgattgtggatgaatgtcacatcatatttctcttgcaaagcctcatgcttgctttgcaagtcacaccactcatcactcaaggaactatgtttgtcttgcaagtcaaacaaactagcttgtaaagcatcatgtttggcttgcaacacAGACATGTTTCCTTCTAAATCGGCATacctagcatgcaacctagcacattcatcacagttaacagcagtgggttcatcgacacatacctgacttgatgaaccgtcgacattagccataaaggctgaatggagagaagacgaagtataagcagcttgatccaccagaatagatcatctttgagtttctgctgcagcttcctccaaaagttcatcaaagtCAACATCATTCGAAACATTaaatgtctcacccacatgatcatcaccagagttggatgattcttcatcaacacttctaCTGTATCCAGACGAATCTTCATCTTCAgatgattcaccaccactggtagaagattctccaccactggtgtgaactaacttcttcacaacctgagcaaaacatgctgttccatcgggagcatcaccacccaactggattgaccagtcacaaccttcatctatctgaaccgcaagtgcccggttggtttggttgttgacaggtaccatggtacgatcattgtttctgttctgccggttgccttggtttctgaaggggttttgattcccgtgttgagctggctttgtgcattcccgtttaaagtgaccccgttcaccacagttgaagcactttacagcttgcttatcgaacccatacttggtgtctcgcttactttccaagctggttctgccagtactttccatccaatcctttgctcttctcacagcactcgcaaaggcccacttgatgtccatcaagtccatctcctctttatcaatctgcctgtaatcttcttgtgtcagattaatgttgccaatctgaccttctatcaacccacagtacgcgctcactacagtgttaagcagctccatgtgttccttagctacttctacactgattttagagaagcttgacgtgtcgagctgtactgtacttgactttgattgttgaccagcagatgatgttcctccataacatgcacgttgttgttgttgagcaggaggaggtggaggtggttggattggatttccatacatgtctgtggtgggaggtggcttaacaggaacttggattgggttgccaaaacaatctgtgcttgtgacaaacgctgtttgaagtggagcatgtgaaccggttcTTGCAGCCGAAGAATTGGAAGTTCCACagtacatttctggattctgtggcaatggaactctcttcgccttcaatgtttcctcctgatccttgttttccaaaagttgaacgaattcgttgatattagtggttctcaacactccgttgtacttcaggatttccaagaaactactccattgaggaggcaaagcatcagcaaacttcttcacaactTCAGCTTGAGTTGTTACTACGTTATAATTATCCAATTCTGtaagcagatgataaaatcggcttgtcatatctcccaaggactccttatccatacaagtgaaaccttcaaattctttcttgagaagatcatgacgcatttgacgtgttgctgcatttcccactcctctgtttttcaatccgtcccacaacttctttgttgtcttgaagctgacgaactgatggtagatatccttgctcaacgcctgagtaagaatggcatatgccttcttttccagatcatacgttttctttttatcttctggaagatcagcaaacgtagcagaatctgaagcagcaacctctatggcttgatcgaaatctgtggtgaaacgtatccacagttcggtattttgaccaagaacatatgttttaaacctctcaacccatcctggatattcattcaaatgcatcaactttggaggtcgattcaaacttcctgtttcactttcgcttagtagaatactttgaatgcttggagtttgattcgataccaaagcccattgatttccctgagaagaaGTTGATACCGGCGACTCAGCCCataaaggagatgaccttgtattcgtgtattttccatcgtctggagccgatgtaccccaccatgagggagtgacatttgatcttgtatattcaccattatctggagcaggattccaccaactcggattcatgatagataagcaaaataaatgctaagtgaatAAACCGAAAGATATCACGGCCAAAAGATCCTGTtccgaaagatctgaaatcacagaaacttgttaacaataaactgtccacaatcgaaagatcaatcacttgttcgaaggatcaacagtactcgaaagatcactgttgaatctcgaacaatgatgtcgaaagattcaagaactcgaaggattctcctttgaaagatccttatctttcgagttaaatatccttatctttcgtacaGCTAACTTTCGAaagatcacacttgttcgaatgatcaacagtgttcgaaggatcactgttgactttcgagcactggcttcgaaagattcaaaatctcgaaagattcacacttgaaagatccttatctttcgagataaatccctatctttcggacacttatctttcgaaaagattcctttatcgaaaggtatgtttcagacttcgaaggatgggtcgaaggatgatgatctttcgagccttccttgatcgaaagatggtctttcgaagtcgaaagatatctttcgagagattctgacacaactgacgttgatgtgataggttggtgaaaaaggtgatgggttggtgaagtactttcggcagaaaggtatgttctGCACACAGATcttcaccaactttttgactttcaaaaagtttacccaaaTAAGCAAACCTTATCCTCAACCAGTCACCGGAGATATGATCGGAAAAGTGGCCGGAAAATACAAAGTTTCACAAAACAAATTTTATGTTTACCCAAACCGACCCtgaacactcccgaaaggtttagaagccgtttttatgcagaaaactaccaaaaacgggtgctaaaccaagtgtccaaacacaccaaagaacttgaaaaacccggttttaaacaaggtaaagagccaagctctgataccacttgtaggtccctatccggtggatgacgaacctcaaaccttgttatactaacccactagcgagtgcggaatccaagctagcgagcaaaccgggataatgcaagaacaaacacaaacacacaaagattcaacgattaacaccacttgtattaatgcgtagaaagtttccggttacaagcacagtgtttacaatctgtttgcaaactctcaaagtatgtgtgtgtttcggacagaatgctctcaactctcaggtctgtctgtctgtgtgcatcttgtctaaaactcaacactgcatcggtatatatatacccagcccatgatgtctggtcgaaggatccgatagatggtccgaaggatcatctatcgaggacaaggtaatcgaaggatcagcattgacctcgaaagatcacctttcgaggtctatcattcgaagcctatctttcgagcacctcgaaggatcaacaataTCCTTGGCTATCCTTCGATGcagacaaacatatcaaacatatgttaactgttggccaagtcaatccggaggatggttgacttggtcaacttacagactaccaaggacatcgttcatatacagaccgaatacagacaaagtacagacacaagtgcaccaacaagaaGAAGTTGTGAAGTGCTAAAGCTTGATACATTATGCTGGATAAGGCATCCACTAAATCTCAGTAGTGTCATAGATAGATCTATGCCAATGCAATAGTCTCAGGTAGTGCGCGACAACCACACACCACACTAAGTAAAAAACCCAGAACAGAGATAGATGGGACCATTAGGGTCACGACCATCGCCCTTCATTCATGTCACGACCCCCGCCGCTTCGTCAGACGACGCCCACCTCCATGACAGGGCCGACCTTAAATACTATTTTGATTGTTGCATAAACTATATAACACAAGGTTATACATAGACacatcaaagtaaaatgttaataGATTGAGATTTAATATGGTAATTAGATGGAAACTAATTTAATTTCGTTTAGTTTAGTCGAACAATCAATCATCATTAAGAGAATCTCTTCGCTAATAAGCAATAGAAATGAATACTATCGACATTTATAAAACGATTAGGGCTTTACCAAAAATAAAGTTCGGGCACTTCTCCCCCGCCATTGACCTCTAGCCTCTGCCGATTTTGTtagtgtttgtttgtgttcatgaaccgttcgtgaacgcGTTCATTTCCTTAATAAACGAACATGGACATGAcgtctcgttcggtaagtgttcatgaaccgttcacgaacacatTATTTTCTtagcaaacgaacacaaacaaggccttgttcgtgtttgttcggttcgtttacagccctatagAATACCCATAGATTGACCTCCTTGTTAACCTTGGAAATGGACGGTTGGGCTTGATTAAAAACGACTCGTTTTGCATTATCCAAATACATCATATTGTTGTGAGGACTACAACATGAATAGCCTTCTTTCTCTTTGAACCATAGACAATATCATGTAACACCAAGAGATCTTTAATACTAAAGCAAAGTAATTAGGAAGCCTACACCAATGAGCTACAATCTGCAAGATTGTTTGGGTCTATTGACAAGCAACTAACTCATGCTCACTAGTTTCATCCTAGTCACCATAGAAAACACACTTGTCCGATGGAATTTGGATGTATCTAAATGCCAAAGCAGCCCTCGCTAGAGGTCTTTCGTTCTCAGCTCTCCACACCACAATCATAACCTTTTTCGAGACCCAATTGTTCCCGTTAAACACATACTCTGGCACAGTTCTATTAAAGCCTTCAATCACACGTTTTACACTATTTATACAAAAGCTCTAGAAAGGATGTAGCTCCTAGACCCAACGGTCTTTTGCATGAGATATTGTAACATGGCCAAGCCTTTGGGTCAGTTGCTAAAACTATAACAATTCAGCTGCATCCAATAAGAATGAAAACATGCCCAACTCCATACGGTAACATAACCAGCCCAGGATAGGATATTTAGTCCGCAACTGAACATCATTTATGTCTCTTATCCAATAAAGGGCGATGAAGTGTAGAAAGGGAAGAGAAGGTCGACATGATTCTTAGTAGAGAGAGAAAAGGTGCATAATAGAAAAAGGGAAAAAAACATTTTGCCTGTATGTGATAGGGCAAATGGCTTCATTTAACTTATAAAACGTCTTTGGGTATAGGATGAAACATGCCAAGAAATTTAAACATAAATGacaattatctatatattaaaagaCCAACTTAATGAATACTATTTGCACCATTTAATACTTACCATGTGGTAATCAATTTTTTTCATTTACCCAGCTGCTATCAGAATGTACAGTCCTGTTCGGTATCGGTACATGAAGATAAAAtgacaacatatatatatattaaaagagCAACTTAATGAATAGTACCTACACCATTCAATACTTGCCATGTGgcaatcatttttttttcatttatccACCTTCTATTAGAATACCGGTGCGCTCCTgttcgttatcggtacatgaaaATAAAAATCGACACCAGCCTAGTATAGAAaacgtcaaaagtcggtaccaaatttatattgaatatcttttagttcgggaaattcggtactgctacccgataccatttgctcatccttgATCACGAGTACCGTACGAACAAAAACGGTATCGTACAacgttttttgttgattttcttcaacttttaatgatatctttttttagtttcaggggtagggatgagctcggtgccaatcGATAGGGAATCAGGACTGGTACccaaaataccggttacggtacaggtatatgaaggtaaaaaccgctAGCGAACCAGTACCAGGAACATCAAAAGTCGGTaacgaattggtacttaagagctttcggttcgggaaattcaaTTCGGTACCGGAACCCAGtactatttgctcatccctgaccacgggtttcatacgatcAACATCaataccatacaacttttttagttgattttctttgAGTTAccttttagtgttttttctacattttctttttaattttttcatcGGTTTTGTGCGtaacacgctcgtagtgatttcaaaacacatgtaaatacAAACTAAATGACAAAAGAAGTTTGTCGCAACGTGACGAAGGTAATAAACCTAGTTTCTAATATTTCATTAGTTTAAGAATAAAACTGAAAATTAGTATAACATAAAGGATTGAAATTGTAATTTACGATAAATAAAATTTGGTTTTCCTAAACCCTAAACACCAATAATTAACACACAAAAGAAACACAAAATTGCAATCCCTGTCAAATAGTTATAACCAATCAAATTCATTTACTAACACTAGAAACCAATCAGAAAAAAACAACACACCGAAAATCTCTCTCTATATTCGGAAACCAAGGTCCACCACTCCCTATATATATGCATACGTTAAATGGAAGATTGCATTCTAAATCTTACAATCTCTCGATCCGTCTATAGGTATCGAATTTTGTTTCTTTACTTTCTTATTATGTTTAGTTGTTTATATCTGATTGTAAGTTTGGTTTCGGTTATTAGTTTCTTGAATCTGGAAGGCAATGGCTCGTACCAAGCAAACCGCTCGCAAGTCTACTGGTGGAAAAGCTCCCAGAAAGCAACTGGCTTACAAGGTACGTACTGTTGTAATCTTATTGTTTTTGATCAAATGTGTAGCATTCTGGAGATTAGTTACTTCTGCAAATTGTCgtaaaagttttaaatttatgGCAGGCTGCTAGGAAAAGTACTCCAACAACTGGAGGTGTGAAGAAGCCTCATCGTTATCGTCCTGGAACTGTTGCGCTTCGGTcagttttattttcaaaaaccctagaaCTTGAATAGCACACACTTATACATCCATGTTGGTCAATGAAATGCAATGTAAGATCAGAAATCCATAAATCGAATCAATCAAACAATTTGCAAGCATGCATGCATGATCACCGGTTCCAGTTTTATAAGATCGATTCTAGGTTTAATTTCTAGAATGGTGACATTATGGAATGATCAGTTAGGCCAATGTAAATGATTGTCAGAGAAGAAATCAAATTAAAACCTAACGAGTCAGTTTTTTGTTAGCATGGGAGAATTAATCATGTTCACTCATTGATTGTGTTCATGAACACGTACAGTGAAATTCGCAAGTATCAAAAGACAACTGAACTCCTCATCCGTAAAGCGCCATTCCAGAGGCTTGTCCGCGAAATTGCTCAGGCTCTCAAGGTGATTATTAATTTATTCAGTAATACATACACATCTTATTTTAATCTTACTGTGGGATTCACATTAATGTTTATGGAATGCTGTGTTGTAGAGTGACCTGAGGTTCCAGAGTCATGCTGTGTTGGCACTTCAGGAGGCGGCCGAAGCTTACCTAGTGGGTCTGTTTGAGGATACCAACTTGTGTGCCATTCATGCCAAGAGAGTCACAATCATGGCCAAAGACATCCAGTTGGCCCTCCGGATCCGTGCTTAATGAATGTGATTAGATTCAAGTTTATATTTCCTATAGCTGCACAAACCTTGGTTTCTTCCTTTCTTTTTGTGATCGTGCTGGACGTTTTTTTTAGTTATAGTATGGGAAATGTTTGAATTTTATTGACGTGGTAAAGAATGGTTTGAGGTTTTATATATTTGCATGTGATCTTTGTGGCCTTTTCTATATTTGATGTATTTTTGTTAAAGATTTATAGATACACTTGTTTATCAAATAAATCGTAAtcgtatatacacacacaaagtAACCACAAATCGTGTGTCAAACTGTAAGTCGATGGTTActaatactttatttatttatcattgtTCTCTGCTTATTAACCCCTAAACTTCCCAGTATTCTCAGCCATACCATCGCCAAACATTGAATTTATGAGGTAATAACTCTATTGTCCTAGTTGACGAATTCCATAAGGCAATTGGAGAGGAATAGATTTTCATATGACGCAACCTTATAGATAAAAATCCTTTACATTTTCAAAATGTTGAAATTTTTGCAAAGGTTAAACGCGTATACCAtgtcaaaaaagaaaaaaaaagatacAAAAAGAACGATGTTGCAACATTATTGGGTATTATTAAGGCTCATGCTCCCCAAAGGTGCCAAACTAAGAACTATTGTTGAATTCTTGTTTACTTTACAAGTATGGAAGTTGTCAAGTGCTGAAGCTTAGCTAGATAAGGCAGCCACTAAATCTTAGTATTGTCATAGAACAAAACAGAGACGGAGACCATTAGCGTCATGGCCATCGCCCTTCATTCACGTCACGACCATCACCGCCACATCAGACGCCGCCCACCTCCACTACAAGGCCGACCTTAAAGCTTTAGAAAGGTAAATACCTAGCTTAGGGCCCCTAATTTCTCAAGGCCCAAAATATTTTTATATCTACACTACGTTAGAGTTATCAGAGAAGAAGGATATGGATAGATTGGATAGATAATGATCGAAGGAGATTGGACGGTAGACTGAAGACAATATATATTGACTTATTAACGCATAAGTAAATCCGAGAGAAGTCCACTGAAGAAAGACTAGGGGTTTCTACTTTTTAGttggttttattattatttgtttagtaATACTATGTTGCATGTCTTGATTTTTGTGGGCTATGGCtaagaattttttttatatgCTTGAAATGTCATTTTAGTTTTCTTTGTTTTATTTGGTGTGACATCAGAAGATTTAGAATAAATTTGTGTATTAGTGGAAGAGTAAGGCTTAAAGGTGGGTCTTGTGGACACAAAAGATGTTTAAGAGGATTTTCTAACATGAATACTATCTAATTTATAAATGTGTCATTACTCAAGGGGCTTTTCTAGCATGAATACTATCTAAGCTTTTCTAACATGAATGATATCTAAGCTCGTGGACACAAAAGATGCTCAAGAGGCTTTACTTAAGGTATAACTTTCAACCAAAAAAACTATTTAACACAGGTCATACATATTAGGGATGAGATTGGTGCAGTACTGTAGGTCCctttcggaggatgacgaacctaaaccttgttatacaaacccactagcgagtgcggaatccaagctagcaagcaaaccgagatgaaacaagtataaacacaaacacacaaaggttcaccgattaacaccactgtattaatacgtatgaaggttccggttacaagcacaatgtttacaaatcagttttgtaaactctcactatgtgtgtgtgtgtttcggacagaatgctctcaactctctatgTGTGCGTCTGTCTTtcaacatacactgcatgggtatatatacccatacacagcaggtctgaccgaaggatccgatagatgtcatgaaggatcatctatcgatgttgaACCAGTCGAAGGATCAGGaatactgatcgaaagatcatctttcgatcaggcttccatcgaagggttcacagtgacctcgaaggactatctatcgaggtccatccatcgaaggttcaactttcgagctcatcgaaggatctaactatccttcgatgagatatccttcgaaccagacatgttacattcataaacaaactgtttggccaagtcaaactaggaggatagttgacttggtcaaacttacaagccTAACatagacatcgttttatatcgaGACTGGATACAGataaagtacagacacaagtgcaccaacaagtaCCTGTACCCATTGAATTTGGACAAAAGTGGGTACCAAATACTAGACCAAATATATTGGTACGGTACGGTACCCGCTTTGGTACCACtttgtttttgtttaattttttagCACCCATGCGGGTACTATATTAGGTAAAATCGGCACGAGTACCAATACAATACGAGTACCAAAGATGTAAACTTGGTACGAGTACCAATACGATACGGTACCAAATAGGT belongs to Helianthus annuus cultivar XRQ/B chromosome 5, HanXRQr2.0-SUNRISE, whole genome shotgun sequence and includes:
- the LOC110941514 gene encoding histone H3.3 is translated as MARTKQTARKSTGGKAPRKQLAYKAARKSTPTTGGVKKPHRYRPGTVALREIRKYQKTTELLIRKAPFQRLVREIAQALKSDLRFQSHAVLALQEAAEAYLVGLFEDTNLCAIHAKRVTIMAKDIQLALRIRA